One Lutra lutra chromosome 18, mLutLut1.2, whole genome shotgun sequence genomic window carries:
- the MOSPD3 gene encoding motile sperm domain-containing protein 3: MRRGAPQDQELVGPGAPGRGSRGAPPPSGLVPVLVFPPDLVFRADQRSGPRQLLTLYNPTGAALRFRVLCTAPAKYTVFDAEGYVKPQSCIDIVIRHVAPIPSHYDVQDRFRIELSEEGAEGRVVGRKDITSVLRAPAYPLELQGQPDPTPHPGPPSWTAPPKARHFPENRPPQLATSSFLLFLLTGIVSVAFLLLPLQDELGSQLPQILHVSLGQKLVAAYILGLLTTVFLRT, translated from the exons ATGCGCCGTGGGGCGCCCCAGGACCAGGAGCTGGTGGGCCCGGGGGCTCCTGGGCGGGGGTCCCGGGGCGCCCCTCCTCCCTCGGGACTTGTCCCTGTCCTCGTCTTTCCCCCGGACTTAGTATTCAGGGCGGACCAGCGGAGCGGACCCCGGCAGCTGCTGACGCTCTATAACCCCACGGGAGCTGCGCTTCGCTTCCGAG TCCTGTGCACAGCACCGGCCAAATACACGGTGTTTGACGCAGAAGGATATGTGAAGCCTCAATCCTGCATTGACAT TGTGATTCGCCACGTGGCCCCCATTCCCAGCCACTATGACGTCCAGGACCGCTTCCGCATTGAGCTGTCTGAGGAGGGAGCTGAGGGTCGAGTGGTGGGGCGCAAGGACATCACTTCGGTTCTGAGGGCCCCAGCCTACCCCCTTGAGCTTCAGGGACAGCCTGACCCAACACCCCACCCAGGGCCTCCTTCCTGGACAGCACCACCCAAGGCCAGACACTTCCCAGAGA ACCGCCCCCCACAACTGGCCAccagctccttcctcctcttcttgctGACCGGCATAGTCTCTGtggccttcctgctgctcccGCTCCAGGATGAGCTCGGCAGCCAGCTGCCCCAAATCCTGCACGTCTCCCTGGGACAGAAGTTGGTGGCAGCCTACATCCTGG gaCTCCTCACCACGGTGTTCCTCCGGACCTGA